In Pseudomonas abieticivorans, the genomic window GGCGCTGGAGCGCGCGGTGGCTTACAAAGGCCAGCCGTTCCGTGGCCTGGTGGGGCCCAACGAGCGCGAACTGGCCGCAGTGCGCGCCCCTGATGGCAGCCTGATCTACCTGGTAGACAACGACGATGCCGGGCGCACCATCTACGACACCGACTTCAGTCTCGCAGACGTGGCGCCCAGCGATCTGGGCCTCAAGCGCATCGACCACATGGCCATGGCCATCCCGCCAGACAGCATGGACAGCTGGGTGCTGTTCTACAAAAGCCTGCTGGACTTCAAGGCTGATGACGAAGTGGTGCTGCCAGACCCCTACGGCCTGGTCAAAAGCCGTGCCCTGCGCAGCCGCTGCAGCACGATCCGCTTGCCACTGAACGTCTCGGAAAACCGCAACACGGCGATTTCCCACGCGCTGTCGACTTACCGCGGCTCGGGCGTGCACCACATCGCCTTCGACTGCGACGACATCTTCAAGGCCGTGAGCAAAGCCAAGGAAGCCGGCGTTGCGTTGCTGGACATCCCGCTGAACTACTACGACGACCTGGCCGCGCGCTTTGAATTCGATGAAGAATTCCTCAGCGAACTGGCCTACTACAACGTGCTGTACGACCGTGACGCCAATGGCGGCGAGTTGTTCCACGTGTACACCGAACCGTTCGAAGACCGCTTCTTCTTCGAAGTGATCCAGCGCCGCAACGGCTACACCGGCTACGGTGCGGCCAACGTGGCGGTGCGCCTGGCCGCCATGGCCAAGGCGCGCAACAAAGGTGTGCGCCACGCGAAACTGTAGGGATATGTCGCCAACCTGTAAGCCTTTGGAGGTAAACAAGGGCTTGCAGGCTTCCTTCGTTGCGCGGGTCGCTCCATAATTGCCGCTGTTAAACGATGGCCTGAGCCCATAATGACAATAAGTACAGAACTCCAAGCTGAGCCCGCCGAGGCGCCGCGCAAGAGTCGCAAGAACAACCCCGAGAAAACCCGCGAGAACATTCTTCAGGCGGCAATCACCGAATTCGTCCAGCAAGGCCTGGCCGGCGCCCGCGTCGATGCCATCGCCGAGCGCACCCAAACGTCCAAGCGCATGATCTATTACTACTTCGGCAGTAAAGAGCAACTCTACGTCGAGGTGCTGGAAAAACTCTACGGCGACATTCGCCGCACCGAAAGCAACCTGCACCTGGCCGAGCTTGCGCCGGAGGTGGGCATTCGCCGATTGGTGGAGTTCACCTTCGACCACCACGACCGCAATGTCGACTTTGTGCGCATCGTGTGCAACGAGAACATGCACAAGGGCGAATACATCAAGCAGTCCAGCGCCATCCGCGCGATGAACAAGACCGTGCTCAACGCCCTGGACGAGTTGCTCGCCCGCGGCGTGGCCGAAGGCAAGTTCCGCGACGGCCTGACGGCGCTGGACGTGCACCTGCTGATCAGTTCGTTCTGCTTTTACCGCGTATCCAACCAACACACCTTTGGCGAACTGTTCAACGTCGACTTTCACAATGCCGAAGTCAGGCAGCGTCATCGCGACATGATTGGCGACTCGGTGCTGCGCTACCTGCACCCGTAAGCGCAATCGCCAGGCCTGCGATATAGCCGAAGGTCAACGCCGGCCCCAGGGTGATGCCACCACTGGGGTAGTGCCCGCCCATCATGCTGGCCATGTCATTGCCCGCCGCGAACAATCCCTCGATCACCCTGCCCTGCGAATCCAGGGCACGGGCGCTGGCGTCGGTGCGCACGCCGACAAAGGTGCCCAGGCTGCCCGACACCAGTTTCACCGCGTAATAGGGGCCTTTTGTCAGAGCGCCCAGCGATGGGTTGGGGGCATGCAACGGCTCTCCCTGGGCGCGGTTGTAGGCGCTGGCGCCACGCTGGTAGTCCGGATCTTCGCCGCGCTCGGCGTGCAAGTTGAAACGCGCCACCGAGGCTTGCAATGCCGTGGCCTCGATGCCGCAGCGTTGCGCCAGTTCTGCCAGCGTACGGCCCTTGAACAGATAGCCCTGGCGAACGTGCCTTGCCGTTGGAAACGGAAAGGGCCGTGCCGCGCCGATGCCGTAACGCCGCTGCGCACGCTGGTCGCAGATCAGCCAGGCCTCGGGCGCTTCCCCGGTTGGCGTCACCCTGAACAATGCCTGCATGAAATCGTGATACGAGTCGGCCTCGTTGGTGAACCGCCGACCATTGGCGCGTACGGCAATGAAGCCTGGCTTGGCCCGGTCCATCAAGTGCGGAAAACCACTGTAGCTGCCGTCCTTGCGCGGCACCTTGGACACCGGGGCCCAGGCCGCCGCGTTGCTCAAGCCGGTGGCGATCAGCGCGCCGGCCTGTTCCGCCAGGCGCAGGCCGTCGCCGGTATTGCCGGGCGGCGCTGCCGAGCAATGCTCGGGGTGGGCGAACTGTTCGGCGATGCGCCGCCGGTCGTGGGGGAAGCCGCCCGCCGCCAGTACCACAGCCCGGCGCGCGTGGATCTGCGGGCCGCCATTGAGTTGCGCGCCGCTGACCCGGCCGTGCGCCTGCAGCAGCCGCTCTACCCGCGCCTGGGTCAGCACTTGCACGCCTTGGTCCAGCGCACTGCGCAGCAGCCGGGCCACCAGCGCGTTGCCATTGACCAGGTGCAGGCCGCGACCATGCAACAGGCGATCACGCCAATGCCGCAGCAGGCGCAGGCCCACGTACCAAGCCGAACGGGGCGAGCGTGTCGCGTTGAAAAAATGCGCCAGCTCGGCCCCGCCGGCGATGCCCATGCCGCCCAGGCTGATCAGGTCCAGCGGTTCGCGCAGTTTGCTCAACCACGGGCCAAGCAGGCGCCCGTCATATGGCTGCGCGCACAGCGAGCGGCCACCGGGGGCAGCGCCAGGCGCTTGGTGCATGTCGGGCATACGGCTGCCCGAATAGAATTTGAGCTGGGTATATTGCTCGAAAAACTCGACCATTTGCGGGCCGTGCGCAAGGTAGGCCCGCACCCGATCATCCAGCACTTCGCTGTGCAGTTCGTGCTGCAGGTAGCGCTCGACCTCGCCGGGGTTTTCGACCCGGCCTTCGGCCACAGCCAGCGGGTTGCCGGGGATCCACAGCCAACCGCCGGACCAGGCGCTGGTGCCGCCGATCTGGCTTTCCTTTTCTACCACGATGACTTTCAGGCCTTGGTGTGCGGCCGTCACCGCGGTGGCCAGGCCCGCGGCACCGGAGCCCACGACCAGTACATCGCAGTGCAGATGCTCAGGTGCGCTCATGGCTTATTCCTTCACTGCAGCGGCGAGAACGCGGTAGGGCGCATCAGGCGCGACTCCAGCGTGACCACGGCGTCGAGTTCCTTGTTCTTGCGGCTGAACTCCAGCCAGCGTGGGTCGGCGGCCATCGAGGTGCGGCGGGCCATGCGATCGTCCAGGCTGGTGTAGGCCCAGATGTGCACCACCTGGTTGACGGCGCCGACTTCGGTGGTGAAAAAGCCGATCAATTGGCCCAGGTGCTCGGTCTGCACGGCCAATGCATCGCTCTTGTACAGGGCCAGCCAGTCGCCCAGTTTGGTCGGCTTGATGGTGTAGGTGCGCAGTTCGTAGAACATGGTCTATCTCCGGATGATTGAATTGAGTGTAGGTGCGCCCGTTGCTGCAAGCGGCGCGTGTGACGGCTCAGGCGTCCAGCGGCATCACGCCCATGAAGGCGCCCAGGTTGCCCATCTGCGCCTTGGCCATTTCGGGCCCGGCCTGCACCCGGCAGCCGCGCTCGCGGGCGTAGGCCAGCAAGGGGGTAATCACCGGTTGGGTCACCACATCAGCCACCAGTGCCTGTGGCTTGAGGGTGTCGAGCAGGCTGGCCGGCAAGGCCATCTCACCGGTGTCGCCCATGCCCACAGGCGTCGCGTTGGCCACCAGGTCAAAAGCGGCCAGGTCGCCGTAGGCAAGGGCCAGGGTCAGCTTCGGAAAGTCCATGGCCAGCACATCGGCCAGCGCCTGGGCCTGGCCTTCGCGCACATCGGTGATCACCAGCTTCGCGATGCCTGCTTCGGCCAGGGCGTAGGCAATGGCTGCGCCCACGCCACCACTGCCAACCACCAGTGCCTGCTTGCCGGCCGCATCGAACCCGTGGGCGCGGGCGGCTTTTACAAAGCCTTCGCCGTCGACGTTGTCACCGATCAGCCGGCCATCGGTTTCGCGGCGGATCACGTTCACCGAGCGCAGCGCTTCGGCCCGCGGGCTCAGGCCGTCCAGCAGGGGGAACACGGCTTGCTTGTAGGGCACGGTCACCACGCAGCCGCGCAGGTTGTTCCAACCGCGCAGGGTGTCGACGAACGCCGGCAGGGCCTCGCGTTGCAGGTCGATGGGCAGCATGACCAGATCGCAATCGTGCTGGGCGAACCAGGCGTTGAAATTTTCCGGGGATTTAACTTGTGCGATGGGCGAGCCAAGGATGGCCACCAATGCTGTTGAGCCGCGAATCATG contains:
- a CDS encoding TetR/AcrR family transcriptional regulator, giving the protein MTISTELQAEPAEAPRKSRKNNPEKTRENILQAAITEFVQQGLAGARVDAIAERTQTSKRMIYYYFGSKEQLYVEVLEKLYGDIRRTESNLHLAELAPEVGIRRLVEFTFDHHDRNVDFVRIVCNENMHKGEYIKQSSAIRAMNKTVLNALDELLARGVAEGKFRDGLTALDVHLLISSFCFYRVSNQHTFGELFNVDFHNAEVRQRHRDMIGDSVLRYLHP
- a CDS encoding FAD-dependent oxidoreductase; the protein is MSAPEHLHCDVLVVGSGAAGLATAVTAAHQGLKVIVVEKESQIGGTSAWSGGWLWIPGNPLAVAEGRVENPGEVERYLQHELHSEVLDDRVRAYLAHGPQMVEFFEQYTQLKFYSGSRMPDMHQAPGAAPGGRSLCAQPYDGRLLGPWLSKLREPLDLISLGGMGIAGGAELAHFFNATRSPRSAWYVGLRLLRHWRDRLLHGRGLHLVNGNALVARLLRSALDQGVQVLTQARVERLLQAHGRVSGAQLNGGPQIHARRAVVLAAGGFPHDRRRIAEQFAHPEHCSAAPPGNTGDGLRLAEQAGALIATGLSNAAAWAPVSKVPRKDGSYSGFPHLMDRAKPGFIAVRANGRRFTNEADSYHDFMQALFRVTPTGEAPEAWLICDQRAQRRYGIGAARPFPFPTARHVRQGYLFKGRTLAELAQRCGIEATALQASVARFNLHAERGEDPDYQRGASAYNRAQGEPLHAPNPSLGALTKGPYYAVKLVSGSLGTFVGVRTDASARALDSQGRVIEGLFAAGNDMASMMGGHYPSGGITLGPALTFGYIAGLAIALTGAGSAAPSRQSCRDDAA
- a CDS encoding NIPSNAP family protein — translated: MFYELRTYTIKPTKLGDWLALYKSDALAVQTEHLGQLIGFFTTEVGAVNQVVHIWAYTSLDDRMARRTSMAADPRWLEFSRKNKELDAVVTLESRLMRPTAFSPLQ
- a CDS encoding shikimate dehydrogenase family protein, whose product is MIRGSTALVAILGSPIAQVKSPENFNAWFAQHDCDLVMLPIDLQREALPAFVDTLRGWNNLRGCVVTVPYKQAVFPLLDGLSPRAEALRSVNVIRRETDGRLIGDNVDGEGFVKAARAHGFDAAGKQALVVGSGGVGAAIAYALAEAGIAKLVITDVREGQAQALADVLAMDFPKLTLALAYGDLAAFDLVANATPVGMGDTGEMALPASLLDTLKPQALVADVVTQPVITPLLAYARERGCRVQAGPEMAKAQMGNLGAFMGVMPLDA